From the genome of Bacteroides sp. MSB163, one region includes:
- a CDS encoding ABC transporter permease, producing MIFRQILALIRQNPFFSAVSIIGTTVSIAFVMVVYMVYDIQTANIRPESHRDRMVYSSYGYSFRKADHSNSNTGMSYQAASRVFGDLPGAELVTYMGSSPMEYCGVSPEKGRRCQRRRVDLNFWRLYDIRFLAGRPFDQQEFDACADVVVIAEHLAREAFGSAEEALGKNYFVGFYPKRVVGVTEDVSSLFTFAYGEVWTPYYTKDPDRGSEGLRGSFEAMVLCKPDVSPAEMKLQIESSLDRLNASLTEYELTLPDLSTYTERQFFRDDFLSPAVMCIILGLILLIVPAINVSGLISSQMSRRLSELAVRKAYGASRSTLIGQLLLENMLLAFIGALLGFLLSCLLLWLGKDWMLVGGYTEGNFEVSIWLFLRPTVLLSAAGVCVLFNLLSVFIPAWNATRRPIAEVISGE from the coding sequence ATGATCTTCAGACAAATACTTGCACTTATACGGCAAAATCCCTTTTTCAGTGCTGTTTCCATCATCGGTACAACAGTTAGCATTGCTTTTGTCATGGTGGTTTACATGGTCTATGACATCCAGACAGCCAATATCCGTCCTGAGTCGCATCGCGACCGTATGGTCTATTCCTCCTATGGCTACAGCTTCCGCAAGGCCGATCATAGTAATTCAAACACAGGTATGTCCTATCAGGCTGCCAGTCGCGTTTTCGGCGATTTACCCGGCGCAGAACTGGTCACTTATATGGGGAGTTCTCCTATGGAATATTGTGGAGTTTCACCAGAGAAAGGTCGTCGTTGCCAAAGGAGACGTGTCGATTTAAATTTCTGGCGTCTGTATGATATTCGTTTTCTTGCAGGCCGTCCTTTCGACCAGCAGGAATTTGATGCTTGTGCCGATGTGGTTGTCATTGCTGAACATTTGGCGCGCGAAGCCTTCGGTTCGGCGGAAGAAGCGTTGGGTAAGAACTATTTCGTGGGCTTCTACCCCAAACGTGTAGTGGGCGTCACCGAAGATGTCAGCTCACTTTTCACCTTTGCCTATGGTGAAGTTTGGACACCTTACTATACCAAGGACCCGGACCGGGGAAGTGAAGGCTTGCGCGGTAGTTTTGAAGCGATGGTATTGTGTAAGCCCGATGTCAGCCCCGCAGAGATGAAGTTGCAGATAGAAAGCTCGCTCGACCGCCTGAATGCTTCGCTTACTGAATATGAATTAACGCTTCCTGACCTGAGCACCTACACAGAGCGCCAGTTCTTCCGTGATGATTTTCTGAGCCCTGCTGTAATGTGTATCATTCTGGGATTAATCCTGCTCATTGTTCCGGCTATCAACGTCAGCGGATTGATTTCTTCACAAATGTCCCGTCGCTTGTCCGAACTTGCAGTACGTAAAGCTTACGGTGCCAGCCGTTCTACTTTGATAGGACAATTGCTTCTTGAGAATATGTTGCTGGCGTTCATTGGTGCATTGCTGGGCTTCTTGTTGTCATGTCTGCTGTTGTGGCTGGGCAAAGACTGGATGTTGGTAGGTGGCTACACGGAAGGTAACTTTGAAGTCAGCATCTGGCTCTTCCTTCGTCCTACGGTGCTCCTGAGCGCAGCGGGTGTGTGTGTGCTTTTCAATTTGTTGTCCGTATTCATTCCGGCATGGAATGCTACCCGCCGGCCGATAGCGGAAGTCATCAGCGGAGAATAA
- a CDS encoding FtsX-like permease family protein, which translates to MKFILHNLRMIWSRLRSNGWVLAELFLVFVVMWFLCDSLGCLKYTFYRPLGYNIDHVYQLTTIIGGATSDTTLTNADRYLRTLQKLEQEPSVEAAALCYWSLPMSGNNSDNSLAAQDTIGVNARIILTTGGYIDVFRMSDDPQRPFAKTPAGENNVMLSQAAVDRFKKRMPTFSLDTPLSYYGDTTSVVTQGGKIEAFRSYRYGSDASWFFFRLDENLIKTRFADNWAQIVFRVKAAADGPDYRAKFVREIAPRLDVDDLFVADAVPYTEQQLQFEVMCGDTDKVNSQAIVVLFLLVNVFLGLIGTFWFRTRRRRGEIALRLAMGSTKNQVFRLLMGEGLLLLALVTLPAMIICYNIGIAEFTVGRSELISTWPVEWSFLRFLLGSFGAWLLVALMVTIGIWFPARQAMKIQPAEALHEE; encoded by the coding sequence ATGAAATTCATATTACATAATTTACGCATGATTTGGTCGCGCCTGCGCAGCAACGGCTGGGTGCTGGCTGAACTCTTTCTGGTGTTTGTCGTGATGTGGTTCCTTTGCGACTCGCTGGGTTGCCTCAAGTATACTTTCTACCGCCCTTTGGGCTACAATATAGACCACGTTTACCAGCTTACCACAATTATAGGAGGTGCCACCAGTGACACTACCCTGACGAATGCTGACAGATACCTGCGCACCTTACAGAAACTGGAACAGGAGCCCAGCGTTGAAGCGGCCGCCTTGTGTTACTGGAGCCTGCCGATGAGCGGAAACAATAGCGACAACTCACTGGCCGCGCAGGACACCATCGGAGTGAATGCACGCATTATCCTAACTACCGGCGGATATATCGACGTCTTCCGCATGAGTGACGACCCGCAACGCCCCTTTGCCAAGACTCCTGCGGGGGAGAACAACGTGATGCTGAGCCAGGCAGCTGTGGATCGTTTCAAGAAGAGAATGCCGACCTTCTCACTGGATACACCGCTGAGTTACTATGGCGATACCACGTCAGTCGTCACGCAAGGTGGAAAGATAGAAGCCTTCCGCAGCTATCGTTACGGAAGCGATGCCTCGTGGTTTTTCTTTCGTCTGGACGAAAACCTGATTAAAACGCGGTTTGCCGACAATTGGGCGCAAATCGTTTTTCGTGTGAAAGCTGCTGCCGATGGCCCGGACTACCGTGCGAAGTTCGTCCGTGAGATTGCACCGCGACTGGACGTAGACGATTTGTTTGTGGCCGATGCCGTGCCTTATACTGAACAGCAGTTGCAGTTTGAAGTCATGTGCGGAGATACGGACAAGGTGAACAGCCAGGCAATTGTAGTGCTTTTCCTGTTGGTAAATGTATTCCTGGGATTGATTGGAACGTTCTGGTTCCGTACCCGTCGTCGCCGTGGTGAAATAGCTTTGCGCTTGGCTATGGGTAGCACAAAGAATCAGGTATTTCGCCTGCTGATGGGCGAGGGACTGTTGCTGCTTGCATTGGTAACGTTGCCCGCAATGATTATTTGTTATAATATAGGTATAGCGGAGTTTACCGTCGGACGGTCGGAACTGATTTCCACATGGCCTGTAGAGTGGAGTTTCCTGCGCTTTCTGCTCGGTTCTTTTGGAGCATGGCTGCTGGTAGCTTTGATGGTAACGATTGGTATTTGGTTTCCGGCACGGCAGGCGATGAAGATACAGCCGGCCGAAGCATTACATGAAGAATAA
- a CDS encoding ABC transporter permease has protein sequence MKNLLTQIKNEWRSNLFLLVELLLVFAVLWYIVDWVTVTARVYHAPMGFDTEHCYNLSFNSLTPKSALYDPALTAEDDVDALLEITERLRHRPGVEAVAISQNCFPYNEGSSSASFYLQDSVRVTAHQIWSEPDFYRVFRYHTADGDSADKLAAATSDQTLVTTSNVTDWYPQLNMSDARSLQNKEVPLTYPDRGYHRRIAAIAAPVRSSHFETSLEWGGAFIGYNLNRDALINELGNVRYVQVSLRVSPDADHDFIDALMEDADRLYRIGNVYLLDVLPFSDIRYVRELEDVNEVKTQLCILFFLMLNIFLGVIGTFWFRTQHRRREVALRMAMGSSRRGVFFRLMGEGLLLLSVAAIPALLIAFNVGIAELVDISKMQFTFERFLIAAVFTWLLMALMIVVGIWYPAYKAMQLQPAEALHDE, from the coding sequence ATGAAGAACTTGCTGACACAAATAAAGAATGAATGGCGAAGCAATCTTTTTTTGCTCGTAGAGTTACTGTTGGTTTTTGCAGTGCTGTGGTATATTGTTGACTGGGTCACGGTCACCGCACGCGTTTATCATGCTCCGATGGGGTTTGATACGGAACATTGCTACAATCTGTCTTTCAATAGCCTGACTCCTAAATCTGCATTATACGATCCGGCTCTGACAGCCGAAGACGATGTGGATGCTCTGCTTGAGATTACCGAACGTCTGCGTCACCGTCCCGGTGTGGAGGCGGTTGCCATTTCACAGAATTGCTTTCCATATAACGAAGGTAGCAGTTCCGCCAGCTTTTATCTACAGGACAGTGTCAGAGTTACCGCTCATCAGATTTGGTCAGAACCTGATTTTTACCGTGTCTTCCGCTATCACACTGCTGATGGTGATAGTGCAGACAAGCTTGCTGCCGCTACTTCCGACCAGACTTTGGTTACCACTTCCAATGTCACTGACTGGTATCCGCAACTCAATATGTCCGATGCCCGTTCTTTGCAGAACAAGGAAGTTCCTCTGACTTATCCCGACCGTGGTTATCATCGGCGTATTGCCGCTATTGCCGCTCCGGTGCGCAGTTCCCATTTTGAAACGTCGCTTGAGTGGGGTGGAGCGTTTATCGGTTATAATCTGAACCGTGATGCCCTTATCAATGAGTTGGGCAATGTGCGTTACGTCCAGGTCAGCCTGCGCGTTTCACCCGATGCGGACCATGATTTCATTGATGCGCTGATGGAGGACGCCGATCGTCTCTACCGGATAGGCAATGTCTACTTGCTTGATGTACTTCCTTTCAGTGACATTCGCTATGTCCGGGAGCTTGAAGACGTGAACGAGGTGAAGACTCAACTTTGTATCCTCTTCTTCCTGATGCTGAATATATTTCTGGGTGTCATCGGTACTTTCTGGTTCCGTACACAACATCGGCGCCGTGAAGTGGCGTTGCGTATGGCGATGGGCTCCAGCCGTCGCGGTGTATTCTTCCGTCTGATGGGTGAGGGGCTGTTGCTGTTATCGGTTGCTGCCATTCCTGCACTGCTGATTGCCTTCAATGTGGGCATTGCCGAGTTGGTAGACATTAGCAAAATGCAGTTCACATTTGAGCGCTTCTTGATTGCGGCTGTGTTTACGTGGTTGCTTATGGCATTGATGATCGTTGTCGGCATCTGGTATCCCGCCTATAAAGCCATGCAATTACAGCCTGCCGAGGCGTTGCACGACGAGTAG
- a CDS encoding GIN domain-containing protein encodes MRKIMKALFITLSLLFAAVAGTVYAANEKDPQVSEIRKVEAFSSVEVTSVATVYFTQGNNYSLKIEGREGYVTTTTTEVKNDCLIIGFKNKKDGNNNRNKGVNIYLTAPDLKSVKFSGVGSFNCNEALKLDDVKFEIEGVGKVNVEDLTCNSLVVKMEGVGKADIHVNCDRLRASMEGVGSVTLSGRAGQADISKGGIGGVNTRNLKVGE; translated from the coding sequence ATGAGAAAGATTATGAAGGCTTTATTTATAACTCTGAGTTTATTATTTGCCGCAGTAGCCGGTACAGTTTATGCAGCTAACGAAAAGGACCCGCAGGTTAGCGAAATTCGTAAAGTGGAGGCTTTCTCCTCTGTTGAGGTGACGTCCGTAGCAACAGTATATTTTACGCAGGGCAATAACTATTCTCTAAAAATAGAAGGACGGGAAGGGTATGTGACTACCACGACTACAGAAGTGAAGAACGACTGCCTCATTATCGGTTTTAAAAATAAAAAGGATGGTAACAACAACCGCAATAAAGGCGTGAATATCTACCTGACTGCTCCCGACCTGAAAAGCGTGAAATTCAGTGGTGTCGGTTCGTTTAATTGTAATGAAGCGCTGAAACTGGATGATGTGAAATTTGAAATAGAAGGTGTGGGTAAGGTAAATGTGGAAGATTTGACGTGCAATTCACTTGTAGTAAAGATGGAAGGCGTAGGCAAGGCTGATATTCATGTGAATTGTGACCGCCTGCGTGCCAGTATGGAAGGTGTAGGCAGCGTTACGTTGAGCGGACGCGCCGGACAAGCTGACATATCAAAAGGTGGTATCGGTGGTGTGAATACGCGCAATCTGAAAGTAGGGGAGTGA
- a CDS encoding ABC transporter permease, translating into MIKQYFTQAWAQLRQQPIISAVSIAGTALAIFLIMLVVMMQQVKVAPFAPESNRDRFLHVRYMSITNQNWGGGSSNGPMSAKTARECFQTLKTPEAVTIYTCMVISTPVNLPGQPSIGIDLLQTDDIFWRVFDFSFTGGKPYDKATFDAGLPVAVITESVAKKLFQSTDVEGREFLLNHAPYKVVGVVQDVSTLATSAYGQVWVPYTSTEITKDTWSDDHMGMMSCTILAHDRDDFDAIREEAERRRQEYNVLIGADGYELIYRNRPYDQEKSAIAFAANLEPDVDQARRQRLIIFVILLIVPAINLSSMTQSRLRQRVAEIGVRRAFGSTRLELMGQIIAENLVVTLMAGVLGLLLSVAFAYLGNTLLFAQEFSQTLSPPAVDTSILLHASTFGWALLFCFILNLLSSGIPAWRASRVGIVNALGGRLH; encoded by the coding sequence ATGATTAAACAATATTTTACGCAAGCGTGGGCACAGCTACGGCAACAGCCGATAATCAGTGCTGTCAGCATAGCTGGTACGGCACTTGCCATCTTCCTCATTATGTTGGTGGTGATGATGCAGCAAGTAAAAGTGGCGCCTTTCGCTCCTGAAAGTAACCGTGATCGTTTTCTGCATGTGCGTTATATGAGTATTACAAACCAAAATTGGGGGGGCGGAAGCAGTAACGGACCTATGAGTGCAAAGACTGCGCGCGAGTGTTTCCAGACTCTGAAGACACCTGAAGCGGTGACTATTTATACTTGTATGGTGATCTCCACTCCGGTCAACCTTCCGGGACAACCTTCCATAGGTATCGACCTGTTGCAGACGGATGATATTTTCTGGCGCGTGTTCGATTTTTCGTTTACCGGTGGGAAGCCTTATGATAAGGCAACGTTCGATGCCGGATTGCCGGTGGCGGTTATTACGGAAAGTGTGGCAAAGAAGCTGTTTCAAAGTACGGATGTTGAAGGACGTGAATTTCTGCTAAACCATGCACCCTATAAGGTAGTGGGAGTAGTGCAGGATGTTTCCACGTTGGCCACATCTGCATACGGACAGGTATGGGTGCCTTATACCTCAACAGAGATAACGAAAGATACATGGAGTGATGACCACATGGGCATGATGAGTTGTACTATCTTGGCACATGACCGTGACGACTTCGATGCGATCCGCGAGGAAGCCGAGCGGCGCAGGCAGGAATATAATGTATTGATTGGTGCCGATGGTTACGAGTTGATTTATCGTAACCGCCCCTACGACCAGGAGAAAAGTGCAATAGCCTTTGCTGCCAATCTGGAACCGGACGTGGACCAGGCACGCAGGCAAAGACTGATAATCTTTGTCATCCTGCTGATAGTGCCTGCCATCAATCTGAGTAGTATGACACAGAGCCGCCTCCGTCAGCGCGTGGCTGAAATAGGTGTGCGCCGTGCATTTGGCAGTACACGGCTGGAACTGATGGGACAAATCATTGCTGAGAATCTTGTAGTGACCCTGATGGCCGGTGTACTGGGACTATTGCTCAGTGTGGCATTTGCTTATTTGGGTAATACATTATTGTTTGCGCAGGAGTTCAGTCAGACACTCAGTCCTCCGGCAGTAGATACCAGCATATTGTTACATGCTTCCACTTTTGGCTGGGCATTGTTGTTCTGTTTTATACTGAACTTATTGAGTTCAGGTATTCCGGCATGGCGTGCATCGAGAGTAGGAATTGTAAATGCATTAGGCGGACGCCTGCATTAA
- a CDS encoding ABC transporter permease, which produces MTKKLLTQIKNEWLSNLWLALELLVVSVVMWYVVDYLYTRAATYLEPRGFNIEHCYLIELGELTPKSPDYTPDKSRDDTHADIAELVERLRRRPEVEAVSLSQNSYPYNGSNSSGEVRYDTLQSPGWTIRRMVTPDFVRVFRYQGTRGETPEQLAEMLERGEFLASDNLYRKYDRKLTEFVGKRFQLFGDTTKTYQLGAALQNVRYHDYDQAHSSFCFLAKLPFYYVGLELCVRVRKGQDDDFITKLKKDSESQFRVGNLFISEIRSFHDIRRNFQQAWTNNIRNYVMGMGFLLLNIFLGLLGTFWFRTQQRRSEIALHKAHGATDRAIFSRLLSEGLLLLAVVTPIALVIDWNLAHMELNSWRNDTTLEWDRLLLCAGISFVLMALMIIIGIGIPARKAMKVQPAEALHNE; this is translated from the coding sequence ATGACTAAGAAACTTCTTACACAGATAAAGAATGAATGGCTCTCGAACCTATGGTTGGCGTTGGAGCTGCTGGTGGTGAGCGTAGTGATGTGGTATGTAGTGGACTACCTTTATACCCGCGCTGCCACTTACCTGGAACCGCGAGGCTTCAATATAGAGCATTGCTATCTCATTGAATTGGGTGAACTGACACCGAAGAGTCCCGATTATACGCCTGATAAGAGTAGGGATGACACACATGCGGATATTGCTGAATTGGTAGAGCGCTTACGCCGCCGTCCGGAGGTGGAAGCTGTCAGCCTTTCGCAAAACTCCTATCCTTATAATGGAAGCAATAGTAGTGGGGAGGTGCGTTATGATACGCTTCAGTCACCCGGATGGACTATCCGTAGAATGGTTACTCCGGACTTTGTGCGTGTTTTCCGCTATCAGGGTACACGTGGTGAAACACCCGAACAATTGGCGGAGATGTTGGAACGAGGTGAGTTTCTGGCTTCTGATAACCTTTATAGAAAGTACGACCGTAAGCTGACGGAGTTTGTAGGCAAGCGTTTCCAACTTTTCGGTGATACAACCAAAACGTATCAACTGGGAGCAGCTTTGCAAAATGTACGCTATCATGACTACGACCAGGCTCATTCTTCGTTTTGCTTTCTGGCTAAACTGCCTTTCTATTATGTAGGTTTGGAACTCTGTGTCCGTGTCCGCAAAGGGCAGGATGACGATTTTATTACGAAATTAAAGAAAGATAGCGAAAGCCAGTTCCGCGTAGGTAATCTCTTTATTTCGGAAATTCGTTCCTTCCACGATATACGCCGCAATTTCCAGCAGGCATGGACCAATAATATCCGCAACTATGTGATGGGTATGGGATTTCTGCTGCTGAATATCTTCCTCGGTTTGCTTGGAACATTCTGGTTCCGTACGCAGCAACGCCGTTCGGAGATTGCATTGCATAAAGCACATGGAGCAACAGACCGTGCCATCTTCAGCCGACTGCTTAGTGAAGGCTTGTTGCTGTTGGCGGTTGTCACGCCTATTGCTCTGGTTATTGATTGGAATCTGGCACACATGGAATTGAATTCGTGGCGTAACGATACGACGCTGGAATGGGACCGATTATTGCTCTGTGCAGGTATCAGTTTTGTATTGATGGCATTGATGATTATTATTGGTATCGGTATTCCGGCACGCAAGGCAATGAAAGTGCAGCCTGCTGAAGCCTTGCATAACGAATAA
- a CDS encoding ABC transporter permease, with product MIRLYFLQAFYHLRENPIITWVSVLGTAMAICMIMVLVITFQVRLVDCEPEVNRSRTLYVPYMSVKQKGKSDNESANSSMSVRTGRECFRALTTPEAITLVSGVDKVRASVLSGPKATADMVQTDESFWTIFCFRFLSGAPFTKADCDAGLPRAVLDATTARRLFGTTDAVGRTVQLNYVDYTVAGVVADVSMLATAAYAQIWVSYTAAGAEAMSWQNDTMGPMHAIILARSSADFDAIREETELLRKKYNDGLQDVEVFYRGQPDTQLAYLYRRWYAEPDVSGVMLRYAIVIIILLLVPAINLSGMTLSRMRRRMAEIGVRKAFGATGGELMRQVFFENLVLTLLAGIVGLALSYVATFVLNDFLFSNSMNASLSGETVLTPGMLLSPWAFIAAFVFCLLMNILSAGIPAWRASRMNITDAINQR from the coding sequence ATGATACGACTCTATTTTCTTCAGGCATTCTACCATTTGCGCGAGAACCCTATCATTACCTGGGTGTCTGTGTTAGGTACGGCAATGGCAATCTGTATGATTATGGTGCTTGTCATTACTTTCCAGGTGCGGCTCGTGGATTGTGAACCTGAAGTGAATCGCTCGCGTACACTTTATGTTCCTTATATGTCTGTGAAACAAAAAGGCAAATCAGATAATGAGTCCGCCAATTCTTCCATGTCCGTGCGTACGGGTCGCGAATGTTTCCGTGCATTGACCACGCCCGAAGCTATAACTTTGGTCAGTGGTGTTGATAAAGTTCGTGCTTCTGTCCTTTCCGGACCGAAGGCAACGGCAGATATGGTGCAAACCGATGAATCATTCTGGACGATTTTCTGTTTTCGTTTCCTGAGTGGCGCGCCGTTTACCAAGGCTGACTGTGATGCCGGATTACCGCGTGCTGTACTGGATGCCACCACTGCCCGCAGGCTGTTTGGTACTACCGATGCAGTGGGGCGTACTGTGCAATTGAATTATGTCGACTATACCGTTGCCGGAGTGGTTGCTGATGTCTCTATGCTTGCTACGGCTGCTTATGCACAGATATGGGTGTCTTATACTGCTGCGGGTGCGGAAGCTATGTCCTGGCAGAATGATACAATGGGACCCATGCATGCCATTATCCTTGCCCGTTCATCTGCGGACTTTGATGCGATTCGTGAAGAAACGGAGTTGTTGCGTAAAAAGTATAATGACGGATTGCAGGATGTCGAAGTCTTTTATCGCGGGCAGCCCGATACGCAGTTGGCTTATCTTTATCGCCGCTGGTATGCAGAACCGGATGTTTCGGGAGTGATGTTGCGCTATGCTATTGTTATCATCATTCTGCTTCTTGTTCCGGCGATTAACCTGTCCGGTATGACTCTTTCGCGCATGCGTCGCCGTATGGCTGAAATTGGAGTACGTAAGGCTTTCGGTGCTACGGGCGGCGAATTGATGCGTCAGGTCTTTTTTGAGAATCTGGTGTTGACGTTGCTGGCAGGTATTGTTGGCTTGGCACTGAGTTACGTGGCTACTTTTGTGCTGAACGATTTCCTTTTCAGCAATTCGATGAACGCCTCCCTGAGTGGTGAGACGGTACTGACACCAGGGATGTTACTGTCACCGTGGGCTTTTATTGCAGCATTTGTCTTTTGCCTTCTGATGAATATACTTTCCGCAGGTATTCCTGCGTGGCGTGCCTCCCGGATGAATATTACTGATGCCATTAATCAAAGATAG